One window of the Microtus ochrogaster isolate Prairie Vole_2 chromosome 10, MicOch1.0, whole genome shotgun sequence genome contains the following:
- the Ifnb1 gene encoding interferon beta — MTNRWILQAAFLLGFLSIALSINYEILERRQSSTNSECLELLEQLDGQLCLGHRINFKIPMEVKRLGQMERKDAVIFIREMLQNIFNVFKNDSSSTGWNKKIVESFLGKLNDQIHFLNEVLEEVPQNERWTPSNFPTILRLKSYYGRLQSFLEVKGYSSCAWMVVRAEILKNFSIIRRLTNTFQN; from the coding sequence ATGACCAACAGGTGGATCCTCCAAGCTGCGTTCCTGCTCGGGTTTCTCTCCATAGCCCTGTCCATCAACTACGAGATCCTTGAGCGCAGACAAAGCAGCACCAATTCAGAATGTCTGGAGCTTCTGGAACAGCTGGATGGACAGCTCTGCCTTGGCCACAGAATAAACTTCAAGATCCCTATGGAGGTGAAGCGCCTAGGACAGATGGAGAGGAAAGACGCCGTCATCTTCATCCGAGAGATGCTCCAGAATATCTTCAATGTCTTCAAAAACGATTCCTCCAGCACTGGGTGGAATAAGAAAATCGTTGAAAGCTTCTTGGGTAAACTCAATGATCAGATACACTTTCTGAACGAAGTCCTAGAGGAAGTTCCACAGAATGAAAGATGGACACCGAGCAACTTCCCAACCATTCTACGTTTGAAGAGCTATTACGGGAGGCTACAAAGCTTCCTTGAAGTCAAGGGGTACAGCAGCTGCGCCTGGATGGTGGTCCGAGCAGAAATCCTCAAGAACTTTTCCATCATCAGAAGACTTACTAATACATTCCAGAACTGA